A region from the Candidatus Melainabacteria bacterium genome encodes:
- a CDS encoding glycosyltransferase family 2 protein, producing the protein MKLSIIVPVYNEGKYLCEVLKKIIDAKLPSNIKKEIIVINDGSTDNTLEIIKEFTSKNLIRAFNLSRNSGKGSAVRIGIKSATGDIILIQDGDLEYNPNEYINVIEPILNGESQVVYGSRFLGDIKKMRLINKIGSRILNFLTSLSYRTKITDQCTAYKAFKSELIKNLDLKSKGFEFCSEVTNKLLKNGIKIKEVPITYSARSFKEGKKCNGWMVFFAALYYMFHHRFTLGEEIL; encoded by the coding sequence ATAAAACTATCAATCATAGTACCTGTATATAACGAAGGTAAGTATCTTTGTGAAGTATTAAAAAAAATAATAGACGCTAAGCTACCAAGTAATATTAAAAAAGAAATAATAGTTATAAACGACGGCTCAACAGATAACACGTTAGAAATTATAAAAGAGTTCACAAGTAAAAATTTAATCAGAGCATTTAATCTTTCTAGAAATAGTGGAAAAGGTTCAGCAGTCCGAATAGGAATTAAAAGTGCTACTGGAGATATTATTCTTATTCAAGACGGGGATTTAGAATATAATCCAAACGAATATATAAACGTCATTGAGCCAATTCTCAACGGTGAATCTCAAGTAGTTTATGGCTCTAGATTTTTAGGTGATATAAAAAAAATGAGATTAATAAATAAAATTGGAAGCAGGATTTTAAACTTTTTAACAAGCCTGTCATATAGGACAAAAATTACAGATCAATGTACTGCTTATAAAGCTTTTAAGTCTGAACTAATTAAAAATCTAGACTTAAAAAGCAAAGGATTTGAATTTTGTTCAGAAGTTACAAACAAGCTTTTAAAAAATGGAATAAAAATTAAAGAAGTTCCAATTACTTATTCAGCGCGTTCTTTTAAAGAAGGGAAAAAGTGTAATGGGTGGATGGTTTTCTTTGCTGCTTTATACTATATGTTTCACCATAGATTTACTCTAGGAGAAGAGATTTTGTAA
- a CDS encoding SIS domain-containing protein, whose translation MDYIKTYLEQTSRIAQMLDQNAINKAINILKDVRENKGRVFVLGVGGGAGNASHAVNDFRKIAGIETYAPTDNVSELTARVNDDGWDSVFKNWLAVSKLSNNDVVIVFSVGGGNVEKNISVNLVKALKFAKEVSAKIIGVVSRDGGYTKEVADCCILIPTLTPNTVTPHAEEFQAVIWHLIVSHPEIQRSEMKWEGVVGRGLINQARTNA comes from the coding sequence ATGGATTATATCAAAACATATCTAGAACAAACGTCAAGGATTGCACAAATGTTAGATCAAAATGCAATTAATAAAGCTATTAATATTTTAAAAGATGTAAGAGAAAATAAAGGACGAGTTTTTGTTTTAGGAGTAGGAGGTGGTGCAGGTAATGCATCGCATGCTGTAAATGATTTTAGGAAAATTGCTGGTATTGAAACATATGCTCCAACTGACAACGTTTCAGAACTTACTGCAAGGGTAAACGATGATGGCTGGGATTCAGTATTTAAAAACTGGTTAGCTGTTAGTAAATTAAGCAATAATGATGTTGTAATAGTTTTTTCTGTTGGTGGCGGAAACGTAGAAAAAAATATAAGTGTAAATCTTGTAAAGGCTTTAAAGTTTGCAAAAGAAGTAAGTGCAAAAATAATTGGTGTAGTAAGCAGAGATGGTGGATACACAAAAGAAGTTGCTGATTGTTGTATTTTAATTCCTACTCTAACTCCAAATACTGTTACCCCGCATGCTGAAGAATTCCAAGCAGTTATTTGGCACCTTATTGTTTCCCATCCAGAAATTCAAAGAAGTGAAATGAAGTGGGAAGGTGTTGTAGGGAGGGGCTTGATTAATCAAGCCCGTACAAATGCATAG
- a CDS encoding HAD-IIIA family hydrolase, which translates to MHRAVFLDRDGVLNYPVFNSATNEYEAPFEEKDFKFLPGVIESLRELLAMHYKLFLVSNQPDYAKGKTTLENLLSVHKKMHLILLKNNIHFAEYYYCYHHPHGIISAYSIKCTCRKPGNLFLMKAKEKYDIDMTCSWMIGDRDVDIFCGQASGVKTILIKLSESKSKVNKSKPDFIAGSLQEAAEIIKKLTIEN; encoded by the coding sequence ATGCATAGAGCAGTCTTTCTAGATCGCGACGGCGTCTTAAATTATCCGGTTTTTAATTCAGCCACTAATGAATATGAAGCACCGTTTGAAGAAAAAGATTTCAAGTTTTTGCCTGGTGTAATTGAATCTTTAAGAGAGCTACTTGCAATGCATTACAAGCTTTTTCTTGTGTCAAATCAACCTGACTATGCAAAAGGAAAAACTACGCTTGAAAATCTTTTAAGTGTCCATAAAAAAATGCACTTGATTCTTCTAAAAAATAATATTCACTTTGCTGAATACTATTATTGTTATCATCATCCACATGGAATTATTTCAGCATATTCAATTAAGTGTACTTGCAGAAAACCTGGTAATTTATTTTTAATGAAAGCAAAAGAAAAATATGATATTGATATGACTTGTTCCTGGATGATTGGAGATAGAGATGTAGATATTTTTTGTGGACAAGCATCTGGAGTTAAAACAATTTTAATAAAGCTAAGTGAGTCAAAGAGTAAGGTAAATAAAAGTAAGCCGGATTTTATAGCAGGTAGCTTACAAGAAGCAGCTGAGATAATTAAAAAATTGACAATTGAGAATTAG
- a CDS encoding transaldolase, with the protein MTIKEQNNLTLPVRAYCSKPLPNLKVKIFADGAELKSMIEAYKGGIIKGFTTNPTLMRKNGISDYEAFAKEVLKNIPDMPISFEVFSDDFNDMERQARLIASWGKNVNVKIPITNTKGQPSIPLIKKLSSDGLSLNITAILTVEQVKAVSEVLNSNVYTIVSVFAGRIADTGRDPMPYIIECAKILKPLKSVDLLWASSRELLNIYQAEEAGCQIITVTNDIIKKLPNINKDLKELSLDTVKMFYKDACEAGFLI; encoded by the coding sequence ATGACTATTAAAGAACAAAATAATTTAACATTACCTGTAAGGGCTTATTGCAGTAAGCCCTTACCAAACCTAAAAGTAAAAATATTTGCAGATGGTGCTGAGCTTAAATCAATGATAGAGGCCTATAAAGGCGGCATTATAAAAGGCTTTACTACAAATCCTACTTTAATGCGAAAAAACGGGATTAGTGATTATGAAGCATTTGCAAAAGAAGTTTTAAAAAATATTCCAGATATGCCTATTTCTTTTGAAGTGTTTTCAGATGATTTTAATGATATGGAACGTCAGGCAAGGTTAATTGCGTCATGGGGTAAAAATGTAAATGTAAAAATACCAATTACAAATACAAAAGGACAGCCTTCAATTCCACTTATTAAAAAGCTTTCAAGTGATGGCTTATCTTTAAATATTACTGCAATACTAACTGTAGAACAAGTAAAAGCAGTAAGTGAAGTCTTAAATTCAAATGTTTATACTATTGTTTCTGTATTTGCAGGGAGAATTGCTGATACAGGAAGAGATCCAATGCCATATATAATTGAATGTGCAAAAATTTTGAAGCCACTAAAAAGTGTTGATCTCCTTTGGGCAAGCTCCCGTGAATTATTAAATATTTACCAGGCTGAAGAAGCAGGATGTCAAATTATTACTGTAACTAATGACATAATAAAAAAATTGCCGAATATAAATAAAGATTTAAAAGAATTATCTCTTGATACTGTAAAAATGTTTTATAAAGATGCTTGTGAGGCAGGGTTCTTAATATAG
- a CDS encoding UDP-glucose/GDP-mannose dehydrogenase family protein, with translation MKVAVIGLGYVGLVTAACLAELGHEVLGIDIDSSRINMLKEGEMPIYEPGLRELVTKNNSEGRLIFTENFNEEVDKVKLIFLAVGTPSNSDGTPDLSAVYGSLNSLMPFIKSYKIFVLKSTVPIGTSSEIKKYISKKLKTDFDVVSNPEFLKEGTAVQDFMKPDRIIIGTENIKVAEIMRELYSHFTRNGHPILIMDLVSSEIVKYASNLMLALRVSFINEVALLCDFTHADVRRVREGVISDPRLGSQFLYPSLGFGGSCLPKDVQALSHFIDEKLIGLLIPKVTLLVNERQSKWFIDKIINWFGKSGIKNKVITIWGTSFKAGTDDIRESPALKVIEGLGEAGAKLRLYDPIALKNTKKYFVDASFNENLYFATSEMNSVSGANALVVCTEWLQFRNPDLEKLAQELKDKVIFDGRNLYDPEKLRLHGLNHVGIGIPLNKQRAELKAES, from the coding sequence ATGAAAGTCGCAGTAATAGGTTTAGGTTATGTTGGTCTTGTAACAGCAGCATGTTTAGCTGAACTTGGGCATGAGGTTTTAGGGATTGATATTGATTCAAGTAGGATCAATATGCTTAAAGAAGGTGAAATGCCAATTTATGAACCTGGTCTTAGAGAGTTAGTTACAAAAAATAATTCTGAAGGCAGATTAATTTTTACAGAAAACTTTAATGAAGAAGTTGATAAAGTAAAACTTATTTTTTTAGCAGTTGGCACCCCATCAAATTCAGATGGTACTCCTGATTTAAGTGCTGTTTATGGTTCTTTGAATTCACTAATGCCATTTATTAAGAGCTATAAGATATTTGTTTTAAAGTCTACTGTTCCAATTGGTACAAGTAGTGAAATAAAAAAATACATAAGTAAGAAATTAAAAACAGATTTTGATGTAGTTTCAAATCCTGAATTTTTAAAAGAAGGTACTGCAGTCCAGGATTTTATGAAACCAGACAGGATAATTATTGGCACTGAAAATATTAAAGTTGCTGAGATTATGAGAGAACTTTACTCTCACTTTACTAGAAATGGCCACCCAATTTTAATAATGGACCTTGTATCTAGTGAAATAGTAAAGTATGCTTCTAATTTAATGCTTGCTTTAAGAGTTTCTTTTATTAATGAAGTTGCATTGCTTTGTGATTTTACTCATGCTGATGTAAGAAGGGTTAGAGAAGGTGTAATTAGTGATCCAAGGCTTGGAAGTCAGTTTTTATATCCATCTTTAGGTTTTGGTGGTTCATGTTTACCAAAAGATGTTCAAGCACTTAGTCATTTCATAGATGAGAAATTAATTGGTCTTTTAATTCCAAAAGTAACACTATTGGTAAATGAAAGACAATCAAAGTGGTTCATAGACAAAATTATTAATTGGTTTGGGAAAAGTGGGATTAAAAACAAAGTAATAACAATTTGGGGTACAAGTTTTAAAGCAGGTACAGATGATATTAGAGAATCACCTGCCCTAAAAGTAATTGAGGGGCTTGGTGAAGCTGGTGCAAAGTTAAGACTTTATGATCCAATTGCACTTAAAAATACTAAGAAATATTTTGTAGATGCTTCTTTTAATGAGAATCTTTACTTTGCCACTAGTGAAATGAACTCAGTTTCTGGTGCAAATGCACTTGTTGTTTGTACTGAGTGGCTTCAATTTAGAAACCCGGATCTTGAAAAATTAGCACAGGAATTAAAAGACAAAGTAATTTTTGATGGAAGGAATCTATACGATCCAGAGAAGCTTAGGCTACATGGCTTAAACCATGTTGGGATTGGGATACCGCTAAATAAACAAAGAGCTGAGCTGAAAGCTGAGAGCTGA
- the phoU gene encoding phosphate signaling complex protein PhoU, protein MTQARVTFRDELIELQSLVLDLAEKVKANGELLLEYFKKHDVSELFFKIKNKDKEIDNARWQVHDYGDKLIVLQQPVAKDFRQIITSIQITDNLERIGDHYKKIARFLEKVSFPDIGMPEEIVDMARLSVQMLGEAIQAYSVLFDGRVNKIAEEDDRVDSIYRSAIKKIINMIKSSPEEKVDSISKLFFIAQSFERASDHAAKIGQLVNFAITGERKN, encoded by the coding sequence ATGACTCAAGCACGTGTAACTTTCCGGGATGAACTTATTGAACTACAGTCGTTAGTTTTGGACCTAGCAGAAAAGGTTAAAGCTAATGGTGAACTATTGCTTGAGTATTTTAAAAAGCATGATGTATCTGAACTTTTCTTTAAGATAAAAAATAAGGATAAAGAAATAGACAATGCTCGTTGGCAAGTACATGACTATGGTGATAAGTTAATTGTTTTACAACAGCCAGTAGCTAAAGACTTCAGGCAGATTATTACTTCTATTCAAATTACAGATAATTTAGAGAGAATAGGAGATCATTATAAGAAAATTGCAAGGTTTCTTGAAAAAGTTAGTTTTCCCGATATTGGAATGCCTGAAGAAATAGTTGACATGGCTCGCTTAAGTGTTCAAATGCTTGGAGAAGCAATTCAAGCCTACTCAGTTTTATTTGATGGAAGAGTAAATAAAATTGCTGAAGAAGATGACAGAGTAGATTCTATATATAGGAGTGCAATTAAAAAAATCATCAATATGATTAAGTCATCTCCTGAAGAAAAAGTTGACAGCATTTCAAAACTTTTTTTCATAGCACAAAGTTTTGAAAGAGCAAGCGATCATGCTGCAAAAATTGGGCAACTGGTGAATTTTGCTATAACAGGAGAAAGAAAAAATTAA
- a CDS encoding 2-C-methyl-D-erythritol 2,4-cyclodiphosphate synthase, with amino-acid sequence MRIGHGYDIHKLVPGRKLILGGVELPYSKGLLGHTDADVLTHAIIDALLGAAGLGDIGQYFPDTDPKWKGAYSIDLLKVVLESLKNNGYLIENIDCSVVTEEPKLAPYISQMKKKLASVLEVKDNKINIKAKTNEGLDSIGNKNAICAWAVAMLE; translated from the coding sequence ATGCGGATTGGTCACGGGTATGATATTCACAAACTTGTTCCAGGTAGAAAACTTATACTTGGAGGTGTGGAGCTCCCTTACTCAAAAGGTCTTCTTGGTCATACAGATGCTGATGTCCTTACGCATGCAATTATTGATGCACTCTTAGGTGCAGCTGGCCTTGGTGACATTGGTCAGTATTTCCCTGATACAGATCCTAAATGGAAAGGCGCTTATAGCATTGATTTACTTAAAGTTGTTCTTGAATCATTAAAAAATAATGGATATTTAATAGAAAACATAGATTGCTCAGTAGTAACAGAGGAACCTAAGTTAGCTCCGTATATAAGTCAAATGAAAAAAAAGTTAGCAAGTGTCCTAGAAGTTAAAGATAACAAAATAAATATAAAAGCAAAAACAAATGAAGGTTTAGATTCAATTGGAAATAAAAATGCAATTTGTGCCTGGGCTGTAGCAATGCTTGAGTAG
- the dnaX gene encoding DNA polymerase III subunit gamma/tau: MKQYQPLYLKYRPQKLFEIIGQEFVRKTLSNAILYNKIVHAYLFCGPRGTGKTSTARILAKSLNCMSGITLEPCDKCLSCKSIIQGNSLDVIEIDAASHRKVEDAEDLINRVGLVTYGSRFKIYIIDEVHMLTDHAFNALLKTIEEPPKNVIFILATTEEYKVIPTIISRCQKFDFKPASIIETESKIKAITKEEKINIDQNIINFISKKSLGCLRDAISLLDQISVLQDDDRPIDSKEVFKLLGTVERSALFTLMEAILTFNKKRVIDLAEELIKTGKDISEIFKDLLELIIDLAKAKIDPECRNELSKELSNDLNVLEKVKQGHLLKIIDKLQDALTKLRFALSQELQFMVEIMSMLDEDFLVSMTELKERIEKLENLETLKPQNLETSKPQNLETSKPQNLETSWKQAISLIDSNPTKTLLNQSESYLISLSSELAEIGLSRDMFLPRLEQDTKKKEMIIRAIKLSTNIEPKVIRFKVEPHAQISETSKLQNLETLKPRNLETSNDDELSRSIKDLLGAKQIE; the protein is encoded by the coding sequence ATGAAACAATATCAACCTTTATATTTAAAATATCGCCCACAAAAATTGTTTGAAATAATTGGACAGGAGTTTGTTAGAAAAACTCTTTCTAATGCAATTTTATACAATAAAATTGTTCATGCTTATCTTTTTTGCGGGCCACGTGGTACAGGAAAGACCTCTACAGCAAGAATACTTGCTAAGTCACTAAATTGTATGTCTGGGATTACGTTAGAACCTTGTGATAAATGTCTAAGCTGCAAATCAATCATTCAAGGTAACTCGCTTGATGTAATAGAAATTGATGCTGCAAGCCATAGAAAGGTAGAAGACGCTGAAGATTTAATAAACAGAGTAGGACTAGTTACATATGGATCCAGGTTTAAAATTTATATTATTGATGAAGTGCATATGCTTACTGATCATGCTTTTAATGCACTCTTAAAAACAATTGAAGAACCGCCAAAAAATGTAATTTTTATTTTAGCTACAACAGAAGAATACAAAGTGATTCCAACAATTATTAGCAGATGTCAAAAGTTTGATTTTAAGCCTGCATCAATAATTGAAACTGAGAGCAAGATTAAAGCAATTACAAAAGAAGAAAAAATAAACATTGATCAAAATATTATTAATTTTATTTCAAAGAAGTCCCTTGGCTGTTTGAGAGATGCAATATCACTTTTAGATCAAATAAGTGTTCTACAAGATGATGATAGACCAATAGATTCAAAGGAAGTATTTAAACTTCTGGGAACAGTTGAAAGAAGTGCTTTGTTTACATTAATGGAAGCAATATTAACTTTTAATAAAAAAAGAGTTATAGATCTTGCTGAAGAGTTAATTAAAACTGGAAAAGATATAAGTGAAATATTTAAAGATTTACTAGAGTTAATTATTGATCTAGCAAAAGCAAAAATTGACCCTGAATGTAGAAATGAATTAAGTAAGGAATTATCAAACGATTTAAATGTCTTAGAAAAAGTTAAACAAGGGCATTTACTAAAAATTATTGACAAACTACAGGATGCATTGACAAAGCTCCGATTTGCACTAAGTCAAGAGTTACAGTTTATGGTAGAGATTATGAGTATGCTTGATGAAGATTTTTTAGTTTCTATGACAGAGTTAAAAGAAAGAATTGAAAAGCTTGAAAACCTTGAAACCTTGAAACCTCAAAACCTTGAAACCTCAAAACCTCAAAACCTTGAAACCTCAAAACCTCAAAACCTTGAAACCTCATGGAAACAAGCCATCAGTCTAATAGACAGTAACCCAACAAAAACTTTACTTAATCAATCTGAAAGTTATCTAATTAGTTTATCTAGTGAACTTGCTGAGATTGGTTTATCTAGAGATATGTTTCTGCCAAGATTAGAACAAGATACAAAAAAGAAAGAAATGATAATTAGAGCTATTAAACTCTCAACTAATATAGAACCAAAAGTAATTAGATTTAAAGTTGAACCACATGCTCAGATTTCAGAAACCTCGAAACTTCAAAATCTCGAAACCTTGAAACCTCGAAACCTTGAAACCTCCAATGATGATGAGTTATCAAGAAGCATAAAAGACTTACTTGGTGCTAAACAAATTGAATAG
- a CDS encoding aminoacyl-tRNA hydrolase, with protein MLTKLIIGLGNPTEEYKDTRHNIGFTVLNTLSKKYKISKKKEKKLLCWYGHGKTENYNIILAWPTTYMNNSGNAVVKLLNYFKIDSKDLIVVHDEVALNLGKIRIVFNSSAAGHHGVESIIQSLGGVQEFTRLRVGIGPDPGGDIRADYVLRKFTPNEEKLVKKVVDISVDAIEIIINENIEKAMNKFNGVEIKV; from the coding sequence GTGTTAACTAAATTAATTATTGGTCTTGGAAATCCAACTGAAGAGTATAAAGATACTCGACATAATATTGGTTTTACTGTGCTTAACACTCTTAGTAAAAAATATAAGATATCAAAGAAAAAAGAAAAAAAGCTTCTTTGTTGGTATGGACATGGAAAGACAGAAAATTACAATATTATCCTAGCTTGGCCAACTACATACATGAATAATTCTGGGAATGCAGTTGTTAAATTACTAAATTACTTTAAGATTGATTCTAAAGATTTAATCGTAGTACATGATGAAGTAGCACTAAATCTTGGAAAAATTAGAATTGTTTTTAATAGTAGTGCAGCTGGTCATCATGGTGTAGAATCTATAATCCAGTCTTTAGGAGGTGTACAAGAATTTACAAGACTTAGAGTTGGCATAGGACCTGATCCTGGTGGAGATATAAGGGCAGATTATGTTTTAAGGAAGTTTACGCCTAATGAAGAAAAGCTAGTAAAAAAAGTAGTGGATATTTCAGTAGATGCCATCGAGATAATAATAAATGAAAATATTGAAAAGGCCATGAATAAGTTTAATGGAGTAGAAATAAAAGTATGA
- a CDS encoding 1-deoxy-D-xylulose-5-phosphate reductoisomerase — protein sequence MKQKKIAILGSTGSIGRQTLDVISAFKDDFEVIGLAAGGNAQLLAEQVKEHKPRFVSVKDLSLAQELKLILKNPLIEIFWGDIGLEFISSCSCDIVVNGLVGSLGLKPTISALSYGKRVAFANKETLVIAGSLIKELLIKNHGEIIPLDSEHVAIHQCIGKDAPTGRLPKEKIKRIILTASGGPFRTWETNAIQKATKEQALKHPTWVMGQKITVDSATLMNKGLEVIEAMTLFNLSEKQIDVYIHPQSIMHSAVEFIDGNIIAQLGATDMRLPIQYSLFYPERKELPFNLFCDLLSIGKLEFEKPDLNKFPCLKLAYEVASKGKSYSIVLNAANEVAVDMFLKEQISFGGIEKIISQALENHNPTLPASLEEIIEIDNETRKKVKVEVSVN from the coding sequence ATGAAACAAAAAAAAATTGCAATCCTAGGCTCAACAGGATCAATAGGTAGACAAACTCTTGATGTAATATCAGCATTTAAGGATGATTTTGAAGTTATTGGTTTAGCAGCAGGTGGAAATGCACAGCTCTTAGCAGAGCAAGTAAAAGAGCATAAGCCAAGATTTGTATCTGTAAAAGACTTATCTTTAGCACAAGAATTAAAGTTAATTTTAAAAAATCCACTCATTGAGATTTTCTGGGGAGATATTGGACTCGAATTTATTTCCTCTTGCTCATGTGACATTGTAGTAAACGGATTAGTTGGATCGCTTGGTTTAAAGCCAACAATTTCTGCACTAAGTTATGGAAAAAGAGTAGCATTTGCAAATAAAGAAACCTTAGTAATTGCAGGAAGCTTAATTAAAGAATTACTTATAAAAAACCATGGTGAAATTATTCCACTTGATAGCGAGCATGTTGCAATTCACCAATGTATTGGTAAAGACGCCCCAACAGGGCGTCTCCCCAAAGAAAAAATAAAGAGAATTATTTTAACAGCATCAGGCGGTCCATTTAGAACATGGGAAACAAATGCAATACAAAAAGCAACAAAAGAGCAAGCACTAAAACATCCTACTTGGGTAATGGGACAAAAAATTACAGTAGACTCTGCAACTCTCATGAATAAAGGATTAGAAGTTATTGAAGCAATGACTCTTTTTAATTTAAGTGAAAAACAAATCGATGTTTACATCCATCCTCAAAGTATTATGCACAGCGCAGTTGAATTTATTGACGGGAATATAATTGCACAGCTTGGTGCTACTGATATGAGACTTCCTATTCAATACTCGCTTTTTTATCCTGAAAGAAAAGAATTACCATTTAACTTGTTTTGTGATTTGTTATCTATTGGAAAACTTGAGTTTGAAAAGCCTGATCTCAATAAATTTCCATGTTTAAAACTAGCTTATGAGGTTGCATCAAAAGGAAAAAGTTATTCAATTGTTCTAAATGCTGCAAATGAAGTTGCTGTTGATATGTTTTTAAAAGAACAAATATCTTTCGGTGGTATTGAAAAAATTATTTCTCAAGCTCTAGAAAATCATAATCCAACTCTTCCTGCATCACTTGAAGAAATTATTGAGATAGATAATGAAACAAGAAAAAAAGTAAAAGTAGAAGTAAGTGTTAACTAA